From Camelus dromedarius isolate mCamDro1 chromosome 12, mCamDro1.pat, whole genome shotgun sequence, the proteins below share one genomic window:
- the LOC105098063 gene encoding olfactory receptor 52B4, translated as MAALNHTGVSHTVFHLLGIPGLEDQHMWISIPFFISYTIALLGNSLLICIILTKRSLREPMYLFLCMLAGADLVVSTCTVPQTLAIFWLRAGEISLDRCITQVFFLSSTFISESGILLVMAFDRCIAICYPLRYTTILTHALIRKIGVTIFLRSYSTILPIVFLLKRLNFCRSNILPNTACKHIVLAHVSCDDIRVNIWYGFFVLMSTLVIDVVLIFISYVLILHAVFCIPTRDARHKALNTCGAHICVIILFYAPGIFSVLTQRFGHNISPHIHVLLAIVYILAPPMLNPIIYGVKTKQIRDQVVRVFFRKQK; from the coding sequence ATGGCTGCCTTAAACCACACTGGTGTTAGCCACACAGTCTTCCACTTACTGGGCATCCCTGGTCTAGAGGATCAGCATATGTGGATTTCCATCCCATTCTTCATTTCCTATACCATCGCCCTGCTTGGGAACAGTCTGCTCATCTGCATTATCCTCACGAAGCGCAGCCTCCGTGAGCCCATGTACCTCTTCCTCTGCATGCTGGCCGGAGCAGACCTTGTCgtctccacatgcacagtaccTCAGACCCTGGCCATCTTCTGGCTCCGTGCTGGGGAGATCTCTCTTGATCGTTGCATCACTCAGGtattcttcctctcctccaccttcatCTCTGAGTCAGGGATCTTGCTGGTGATGGCGTTTGACCGCTGCATTGCCATATGCTACCCACTGAGATACACCACTATTCTTACACATGCACTGATCAGGAAAATTGGTGTGACTATCTTTTTGAGAAGTTATAGTACAATTTTGCCCATAGTATTTCTTCTGAAGAGACTAAATTTCTGCCGGAGTAACATCCTCCCAAACACGGCTTGTAAGCACATTGTCTTGGCCCATGTTTCCTGTGATGATATACGCGTAAACATTTGGTATGGTTTTTTTGTCCTAATGTCAACTTTGGTCATAGATGTTgtactaatttttatttcttatgtgcTGATTCTCCATGCTGTCTTCTGCATTCCAACCCGAGATGCTCGCCACAAAGCTCTCAATACATGTGGTGCCCATATCTGTGTCATCATCCTTTTCTATGCACCTGGCATCTTTTCAGTCCTCACTCAGAGATTTGGACATAACATCTCACCCCATATCCATGTCCTGCTGGCCATTGTCTATATTCTGGCTCCACCTATGCTGAATCCCATAATTTATGGGGTCAAGACCAAACAGATCAGGGACCAGGTGGTTCGTGTGTTCTttagaaagcagaaataa